A genomic segment from Diospyros lotus cultivar Yz01 chromosome 5, ASM1463336v1, whole genome shotgun sequence encodes:
- the LOC127801474 gene encoding uncharacterized protein LOC127801474, translated as MAAQDIAGGRWRTRYEKLTRTDEKAARPRRRWVTRMNGKLKGLRLSPPRRLNWKAFSIVILPRRVSEIYSNIVKEIMKMDDICPAIVFSGQWGLPVLSHSNAKYRASISLHRSLAC; from the coding sequence ATGGCAGCTCAAGACATAGCGGGGGGGCGGTGGAGGACCCGCTATGAGAAGCTAACTAGGACCGATGAGAAGGCGGCAAGGCCTAGGCGGCGTTGGGTGACAAGAATGAATGGGAAACTTAAAGGCCTCCGGCTATCACCGCCGAGGAGGCTGAATTGGAAGGCATTTTCCATCGTTATCTTGCCCAGAAGGGTCAGTGAGATTTACTCTAATATTGTCAAGGAGATCATGAAGATGGATGATATATGCCCGGCAATCGTGTTCTCCGGCCAGTGGGGGCTTCCAGTTCTGTCTCATTCCAATGCTAAGTACAGGGCTTCCATCTCCCTTCACAGAAGCCTTGCTTGCTAG